CGGCCGCCCTGGATGGTTGGGCCATCCCGGCGGCCACCGATATCGCCTTTGCCCTTGGAGTCCTGGCTCTGCTCGGCGAGCGCGTACCCTCCTCCCTCAAAATCTTTCTGCTGGCATTGGCGATCATGGATGATCTGGGAGCCATAGTGATTATCGCCCTGTTTTATTCCAGTGATCTGTCCGTGACCATGCTCGTGCTCGCGGCAATTTGTGTGGCGTTGCTCTTTATGCTCAATCGTCTGCAGGTTGAAAATATTGCACCTTATCTCTGGGTCGGGGCTTTTCTGTGGATTTTCGTGTTAAAATCCGGCGTACATGCAACCCTGGCCGGGGTGGCTCTTGCCTTTGCCATTCCGATCCAGAGTCGAAAAAATCCTGCCTATTCGCCACTGACGTCTCTCGAGCACAGCCTGCATCCCTGGGTGAACTACCTGATCCTGCCGGTCTTCGCCTTCGCAAATGCGGGGATTCCGCTGGCGGACATGGGGATCACTGACCTTTTTCACCCAGTCCCTCTTGGGATTATGCTTGGACTGGTGGTCGGAAAGCTGCTCGGAGTTTTTGGTTTTTCACTGATCGCAATAAAGCTTGGACTCGCCAGTCTTCCGCAGAACGCGAACCTCAGGCACCTGCTCGGCGTCGCTGCTCTCTGCGGGATCGGTTTTACCATGAGTCTGTTTATCGGCGGTCTGGCCTTTGAACATATCGGCGGTGACGCGGTTGCTTATCTGACCACGCATCGGCTCGGTATTCTCTCCGGGTCTCTGGTTTCGGGGCTCCTCGGGTACTCGATTCTGTCTTTAAATAAAAACAGCTAGGAGCTTGTCGGAGGATGGGAGTTGAAACGAAAATCAGGATGGTTGAGATCAGATTTTGGCGCGTTGGTACGTCCATAGCCATGGCTATGGCTATGGCTATGGGGCAAAAAGGAGCTGAAATCTGGGCCAAATCGTCGGATTCGCAGTCAGCTCATGGATAGCCCGACTGTCTCCTCGGAGGCTTATGGAGAAGAGTGGCGAAATCACACTGTCTGAGCAAGAGGCGGTGCAAAGGGGAAGAGGATGAAAATAAAATTAGACGCTGGCAGAATTAAAGTTTTAACCGAAAAGACCCAGGTCTATTTCAGAAACGAGCATGATGAGTCGATTGGTGAGTTAAAAGCGAATATGATCATGGAATTTTTTATCCGGGAGCTGGGGCCTCAAATTTATAATCAGGCGATAGCCGACGCCTATGCGTTTATTCAAGATAAAATTATCGATCTTGAAGGGACGCTTTATGTCCCGGAATAATAGTCCCTGATTGCACAGATTGGTGGCGGCACGGAATCCGGGCGTGCTATTCTGTTGTCTAGATGCCACTTTTTAAGAAAGATACGCCTATGAGCCACCCCTTCGATGGTCTGAACCCCGATCTGATCATGGATGCGGTTGAAACCCTCGGTTATCGCTGCGACTGTCGGATCTTTCCGCTCAACAGCTATGAGAATCGGGTCTATCGGGTCGGGGTAGAGGATGGCGAGCCGCTGATTGCCAAGTTTTATCGCCCCGAACGTTGGAGTATTAAGCAGTTACAGGAAGAACAGGATTTCTGCTTCGAGCTGCAAACCGAGGAGTTGCCGATTCTCGCTCCGCTAAAAATAGCGGGAAAGAGTCTTCATAAACACAAGGGGTACTCCTTCAGCCTGTTCCCCTTGCAGGGTGGTTACGCACCCGAATTCTCCCGCCCTGACACGCTCAAAGCCCTGGGGAGGCTGGTGGCGAGGCTGCATAATGTCGGACGTCGTCAGAGCTACAAGTACCGGCCCACGCTGGACATTGTCTCTTTCGGCCATAATTCGGCTGAATTCATGCTTGATTCTGACTTGATCCCCGAAACCTACCGTCAGGCCTACGAAAGTTTGATCCGCGACCTTTTACAGGCAATCGAGCAGAAATTTGCTCTTATCAGTTCAACCCCGTTGAGGGTGCATGGCGACTGTCATGTCGGTAATTTTTTAGAGCGCAACGAGCGTTTTTATCTGGTTGACTTTGACGATTCTCGCATGAGTTATGCGATTCAGGATCTATGGATGTTTTTGTCAGGTGATGCAAACCAGCAACAGCGGCAGTTAGAGACGCTGCTTGAGGGATATCAGACTTTTGCCGACTTTAACCCGGCCGAATTGCAATTGATCGAAGCCTATCGCAGTTTGCGGATCGTCCATTACGCCGCCTGGTTGGCCCGGCGTCAGGATGACCCGGCGTTTCAACGCTACTTCCCCTGGTTCGGCACCCCTCAATATTGGGGTGAACACATTCTTGAACTCCGTGAGCAGTACGCGGCTTTGAACGAGGGTCCGCTGGAGTATTGACCCAGCTTCCCCCGTTTGGGTCCCCTGTTTTTCCATCCCCACTCTCTCTACATGAAACTCATCCTTTTACTCAGGTTCGCATGGTGACACCTATTGCCTGATCCGTTTCGCCGCGTAGAATCAGAGCCAATAAAAAATGCGTTCAAAGGATTGACAACTCACCCGAGAAAGAGGTTCATTAACAGATGAAAGGTGTTGCGTTATGGGAATAACTGAAAATATGCGACATATTTTGGACGGTATTGAAGAAGCTAAGCGGGGGAACACCTCTTTAGGGCTGCAGTTGCTGGAACGGTCGAAAAAGATCTCGACGCTGCCTGAGGCCAAGGCTTGGTATGGCTACTGTCTGGCCAGAGAGAGAAACGACATCAGGCTGGGCCTTTCCCTGTGTCATGAGGCGCGGCAGTGCTACCCGGCCAGTTCAGATATCTGTCTGGCGCTTGGTCGGATCTATCTGCTGGCGGATCTCAGGGAATCGGCCGTCAAAGTCCTGAATCTGGGACTGAGGACGGATAAAAACCCGGAGATAGCCCGACTGCTGAAGAGTATTGGCGTTCGCAAACCGCCGGTTTTTCCTTTCATAGCTCGAAACCGCAGGGTCAATGTCGCTTCCGGAAGGTTACTCTCCAGAATAGGCATACGTTAGGTTGAAACGAAGGGCTTTATAAGAATCAACGTTCTTATGCCTTCTCCATCTCCTGCGCAGAGTCCTCCTGCTCCCTCCCACTCCAGATCGACCGCCACGCAACCTCGCTACTGAGCAGCATGAGCACATCATCGGCATGAGTTAAGCCAAGGGAACCAAATTAAGATGTTTCGGAGTGAAGGTCAGATTTTGCTCGGAAACCGCAGCCAGATACGCGTGAGTCGCTGATCGCTTGAGGCTCCAACCTGGCCGCCATGCGCTTCTACCAGCTGCTTGACGATTGACAGGCCGATGCCGGCGCCACCATGTTCACGTGAACGGGAGCGGTCGGCGCGAAAGAAGCGTTCGAAGATATACGGGAGGTCGGCGGCATCGATCCCGTCTCCACTGTTGCTGATGGCAACTTCAATCCGGTTTTCGACCATGCGACAGCAGATGCTGACCTGACCGCCCTCGGGGGTGTAACGCAAGGCATTTTCGAGCAGATTGCGCAGTGCCTGCAGCAGCTTGTCATGATCAGCGTTAAGTTTCAGCGCGGGCGGTTCGATCACCACCTGAAGCTCTATCCCCTTGGCCGTGAAGCGCTGATCGAATAGCGCCCGCAGCTGTCCAATGACCGTCGTGAGAGACAGCTCCTGACGTTGCAGAAAGGCCCGGGCCGAATCGGCTTTGGTCAGCTGTTGCAGATCGTCGACCAGATGAACCAGGCGCAGGATTTCGCTCTCAAGAATCTGGAAGGTTTCCGGTGAAGGGGGGACCACCTGATCGCTCAAGCCTTCCAAATAGCCGCGCAGATTGGTCAGCGGGGTCCGCAGCTCGTGGGCGAGGTCGCTGACCATCTTCTTGCGCAGCTTTTCGAGGTGGTCGAGGCTGTCGGCCATGCGGTTGAACGCCAGCCCGAGCTGACCGACTTCATCGGCCGAGACGACTTCGACCCGGCTGGTATAGTTGCCGTCGGCCAGTTCCTGTGAAATGCGCGACATCTGCGACAGCGGGCGCAGTACGCGCTTGGTCAGCAGGTAGTTAAGCAGCAGCGCCAGCACCAGCGCCGCCAGCGCCGCCCAGATCAGATAGCGATGAACCGCTTCAAGGAACATTCGATGGCTTTCCAGCGGCGCGATCGAATAGTTCTCCATCAGGCGCATAAAGTACGTCGCGGCCAGCTTGTCGATCGCCAGCCAGACCACCAGAATGGTCACCGCGATGATCGGCACGATGTTGAGCAGCAGTTTCCACAGCAGGTGCCGTTTCATTGCCAACGCTCTTCGGCTGTGTCTGATTCGGCAAAACGATAGCCGAATCCGCGCACGGTTTCGATGTAGCGGGGGTGAGCGGGATCGGTTTCGATCTTTTGCCGCAGTTTGTTGACATGCACATCGATCACCCGCTCGACCACCGCATCCTCATTATCGTAAAAGCGGCTCAAGAGTTCGCTGCGCGAAAAGACCCGCCCCGGGGCCGCCATCAGCGTCTGCAGTAACTTGTATTCGGAGCCGGTCAGGCTGACTTCTTCCCCCCTGAGGCTGACCCTGTGTTTTTGCGGATCGAGGGTCAGACCCCCCTGTCGGAACACCGCCTCCGGTTTCGACCCGGGTGGCCGCACCCGGCGCAGAATCGCTTTGACCCGCTCTACCAGTTCCCGCGGACTGAACGGTTTGACCACATAATCGTCGGCCCCCAGCGAGAACCCGAGCACCCGGTCGATCTCCTCCTCGCGCGCGGTCAGCATCAGGATCGGCACGTCCGAAGTGGCCCGCAGCCGCTTGCATATTTCGAGGCCATCAATTCCCGGCAGCATCAAATCCAGAATCACCAGCCCCGGGTGCCTGAGCTGAGCGGTCAGCAGGCCACGCTCGCCATCGTTTTCGATCAGGGTTGCAAACCCCTCACGTTGCAGATAGGTTGCAACCAGATTGGCCGTGTTCGGATCATCTTCAACGATCAGCACGCTCAGTTGGGTGGGTGACATCGGTTCTCTCCGCCGCAAATAATTTTCTACATCCAATTCTAGCAGGCTTGTTATTTCCGTGCAGGTCAAGACGGTATAACGCCTGCTCGCCGCAAGCCTGTCTCTTCTGTTACAATGAAGAAGTCTCTTCTCGTCACAATGATTAGCCCGCAGGAGGTCTCCGATGCTCGATCTATCTACCCCTTATATGGGCCTGAATTTAGCGAACCCGCTGGTTGTTTCCAGCAGCAGCCTGACCGGAAACCTGAACGGGGTGAAACAGGCCGCCGCAGCAGGGGCCGGTGCCATCGTCTTGAAATCTCTGTTTGAAGAACAGATTGCGGCCGAAACCGCCGCCCTGGGGAAACATGCCGAGCAGGCCGGACACACCGAGGCCGCCGAATATTTGCAGGGCTACGGCAAAGAATTGGGTCCGCAGGCCTATCTTCAATTGATCAGGGATGCGGTCAAGACGGTGGATGTGCCGATTATCGCCAGCCTTAACTGTTTTTCTCGCGATAGTTGGTCCGATTACGCCAAAAAAATGGAGTCAGCCGGCGCGGCAGCGCTGGAATTGAATATTGGGCTCCTCCCGAGTAACAGCGGCCAGCAGGGGCGAGCGATTGAAGAGCGATACTACCAGATTCTGCATGAGGTCAAAACAAAGGTCAAAATTCCGGTCGCGCTGAAGATCGGCCCATATTTTTCATCCTTTGGCGAGGTCGCCGCGCATCTGGGGCATGACCGTGCCGAAGCCCCGGCCTTTTCGGTCGGCTGGTGCGGGCCGGGCGCAACCAAAACCAAAATCGTCTGGCGCAAGGCCGATGCCCTGGTGCTGTTTAATCGTTTTTATCAGCTGGATATCGACATCGAGAACCTGGAACTGGTGGCGGGCAACCCCTTAAGCAGTTCCAGCGAGATCAACACCTCGCTGCGTTGGATTGCTCTGCTTTATCAACGGGTTGAATCAGACCTGGCCGCCACCACCGGCATTCATGACAGCCGCGATGTGATCAAGCAGTTGCTCGCCGGTGCGACGGTGGTTCAGCTCTGTTCCACCCTGATGAAGAACGGCTTCGGCCAGATTGAACGTATCCGCAAGGAGCTGGAAACCTGGATGCAGGCTCACGATTTCAGCCGTATCGACCAGTTCCGTGGTCGCCTCAGCCAGGCCCGGAGTCAGCATCCGGCAAATTACGAACGCCTGCAATACATCAAGCTGTTTGTCGGGTTGGACTAGGAGACTGTCGGATGATTGACGCTCTGGTGCTAACCCCGGCTGAACGGCCAGTGTTTCCAGTGTGAACCAACTCACCGGTCTGATCAAAGCCGACGCCGGCGGCTCGGAGGGTCAAACTTCAGCTTGCTAAAGCTTCGCCAACGCCCGTCGCACATCCTCCTGCAGGTCGGTGACATCTTCCAGGCCGACATTCAAACGCACCATCCAGCGATCATGGTAGCGGGAGCTCTCCGACTGGGCAAACTTGCCGGCGGTGACCAGGCTTTTGAAACCGCCCCAGCTGTAGCCGATGGCGAACAGCTCGAGGCTGTCGACAAAACGTGAGAGTGCCTCTTCAGCGTATTGCGGTTTTAAAACAAAAGAGAAAATCCCTGCGGATCCATCGAAGTCCCGTTGCCAGATGGCATGTTCCGGGTGGCTTAAAAGGGCGGGGTGCAGTACCGCATCGACGGCGGGCTGTGCTTCGAGCCAGGTTGCCAGCGCGAGGGCCGAAGCTTCATGCTGTTTCAGGCGAATTGTTAAGGTTTTCAAGCCGCGCAATGCCAGGTAACAGGCATCCTGAGAGGCGAAAATCTCGAGGGACCGGCAGAGTTTGTGAAATGTGGCGTAGCAGGCCTCACTCACCGTTGCGCTGCCGAGCAGCACATCGGAATGGCCCGAGATGTACTTGGTCACCGAATGGATCGAGATATCAACACCATGTCTGAAGGGGCTGAAAAAGAGCGGTGTCGCCCAGGTGTTGTCGATAGCGGTGAGAATTCCGTGCTCGCGCGCCAGCTTGACAATCGCCGGCACATCCTGGATTTCAAAGGTGTTGGAGCCGGGAGACTCGAGCAGAATCAGTCGGGTTTCAGGCCTGATGTAATTGGCGATGTCCGCACCGGCATTGGCCGGGAAATAGCTGGTCGTAACCCCGAATTTTTCCAACAGGTTCTTCGCGAAGCGGCGCACCGGGCCGTAGACGCTGTTGCAGACAAGAAGATGGTCGCCGCTCTGCAAAAAAGCCTGCAACACGCTGGTAATCGCCAGCAGTCCTGAAGGGAAGGCCTTGGTCCAGTAGCCGCCTTCCAGTTCGGTTATGGCCTGCTCAAATGCGCGCTGGGTGGGGCTGCCGTCGGTGCCGTAGGTAAAACCGTCATACTGGCCCTGCCCCACGGCCTTGAGCTCAGCATAGTCGTCGAAGAGCACGGTCGAGGCATGGTAAATTGGTGGATTGATCGAATGGTAACGTTCAAGGCTGGTGCTCTTGCCGCTATAGCCGCTGGCGATAATCTGGGTCGATTTTCCCTTCATGTTTTGGCCTTTTCCCGTCTGTCTGCTGAGATTAAAACTGCAAAATAGCATTCAATACGTCCGAAGTCAGGGCTATTTTTATCAAAAGATAGCACAGAAAAAGCCCCTGCTGTGATCCTGGTCGTTGAGCCGGGCACGTATCAGGTCTTTTCGGTCCCCTGGTTTATTTTTTTCTCTTCAGGGTCATCATATTTACACGTTCCTAACCCGACCCTGACATGCTCGCCACAATTCTCGGGCAGACTCAGCCCCGTCAGACGTCCCCCTGGCTCAGGGGAACGTCTGGCGCCTCGCGGAAAGAGAATTTATTATGGAGGTTAAAATGACCAAAGATTCACTCAAGGATTTCTCCGG
Above is a genomic segment from Geopsychrobacter electrodiphilus DSM 16401 containing:
- the nhaA gene encoding Na+/H+ antiporter NhaA, with translation MPEVLTRFLKKESAVGILLMIATLLALLLANSPLHGFYEYVLETPLEFRLGRHLQVAKPLLLWINDGLMAVFFLFIGLEVKREVLVGQLSSKAQIILPGVAALGGMIVPALLYAAINRGDPAALDGWAIPAATDIAFALGVLALLGERVPSSLKIFLLALAIMDDLGAIVIIALFYSSDLSVTMLVLAAICVALLFMLNRLQVENIAPYLWVGAFLWIFVLKSGVHATLAGVALAFAIPIQSRKNPAYSPLTSLEHSLHPWVNYLILPVFAFANAGIPLADMGITDLFHPVPLGIMLGLVVGKLLGVFGFSLIAIKLGLASLPQNANLRHLLGVAALCGIGFTMSLFIGGLAFEHIGGDAVAYLTTHRLGILSGSLVSGLLGYSILSLNKNS
- a CDS encoding DUF2164 domain-containing protein, with product MKIKLDAGRIKVLTEKTQVYFRNEHDESIGELKANMIMEFFIRELGPQIYNQAIADAYAFIQDKIIDLEGTLYVPE
- a CDS encoding serine/threonine protein kinase; this encodes MSHPFDGLNPDLIMDAVETLGYRCDCRIFPLNSYENRVYRVGVEDGEPLIAKFYRPERWSIKQLQEEQDFCFELQTEELPILAPLKIAGKSLHKHKGYSFSLFPLQGGYAPEFSRPDTLKALGRLVARLHNVGRRQSYKYRPTLDIVSFGHNSAEFMLDSDLIPETYRQAYESLIRDLLQAIEQKFALISSTPLRVHGDCHVGNFLERNERFYLVDFDDSRMSYAIQDLWMFLSGDANQQQRQLETLLEGYQTFADFNPAELQLIEAYRSLRIVHYAAWLARRQDDPAFQRYFPWFGTPQYWGEHILELREQYAALNEGPLEY
- a CDS encoding tetratricopeptide repeat protein — protein: MGITENMRHILDGIEEAKRGNTSLGLQLLERSKKISTLPEAKAWYGYCLARERNDIRLGLSLCHEARQCYPASSDICLALGRIYLLADLRESAVKVLNLGLRTDKNPEIARLLKSIGVRKPPVFPFIARNRRVNVASGRLLSRIGIR
- a CDS encoding sensor histidine kinase, which encodes MKRHLLWKLLLNIVPIIAVTILVVWLAIDKLAATYFMRLMENYSIAPLESHRMFLEAVHRYLIWAALAALVLALLLNYLLTKRVLRPLSQMSRISQELADGNYTSRVEVVSADEVGQLGLAFNRMADSLDHLEKLRKKMVSDLAHELRTPLTNLRGYLEGLSDQVVPPSPETFQILESEILRLVHLVDDLQQLTKADSARAFLQRQELSLTTVIGQLRALFDQRFTAKGIELQVVIEPPALKLNADHDKLLQALRNLLENALRYTPEGGQVSICCRMVENRIEVAISNSGDGIDAADLPYIFERFFRADRSRSREHGGAGIGLSIVKQLVEAHGGQVGASSDQRLTRIWLRFPSKI
- a CDS encoding response regulator transcription factor yields the protein MSPTQLSVLIVEDDPNTANLVATYLQREGFATLIENDGERGLLTAQLRHPGLVILDLMLPGIDGLEICKRLRATSDVPILMLTAREEEIDRVLGFSLGADDYVVKPFSPRELVERVKAILRRVRPPGSKPEAVFRQGGLTLDPQKHRVSLRGEEVSLTGSEYKLLQTLMAAPGRVFSRSELLSRFYDNEDAVVERVIDVHVNKLRQKIETDPAHPRYIETVRGFGYRFAESDTAEERWQ
- a CDS encoding dihydroorotate dehydrogenase-like protein, which translates into the protein MLDLSTPYMGLNLANPLVVSSSSLTGNLNGVKQAAAAGAGAIVLKSLFEEQIAAETAALGKHAEQAGHTEAAEYLQGYGKELGPQAYLQLIRDAVKTVDVPIIASLNCFSRDSWSDYAKKMESAGAAALELNIGLLPSNSGQQGRAIEERYYQILHEVKTKVKIPVALKIGPYFSSFGEVAAHLGHDRAEAPAFSVGWCGPGATKTKIVWRKADALVLFNRFYQLDIDIENLELVAGNPLSSSSEINTSLRWIALLYQRVESDLAATTGIHDSRDVIKQLLAGATVVQLCSTLMKNGFGQIERIRKELETWMQAHDFSRIDQFRGRLSQARSQHPANYERLQYIKLFVGLD
- the metC gene encoding cystathionine beta-lyase; this translates as MKGKSTQIIASGYSGKSTSLERYHSINPPIYHASTVLFDDYAELKAVGQGQYDGFTYGTDGSPTQRAFEQAITELEGGYWTKAFPSGLLAITSVLQAFLQSGDHLLVCNSVYGPVRRFAKNLLEKFGVTTSYFPANAGADIANYIRPETRLILLESPGSNTFEIQDVPAIVKLAREHGILTAIDNTWATPLFFSPFRHGVDISIHSVTKYISGHSDVLLGSATVSEACYATFHKLCRSLEIFASQDACYLALRGLKTLTIRLKQHEASALALATWLEAQPAVDAVLHPALLSHPEHAIWQRDFDGSAGIFSFVLKPQYAEEALSRFVDSLELFAIGYSWGGFKSLVTAGKFAQSESSRYHDRWMVRLNVGLEDVTDLQEDVRRALAKL